The sequence CGTTGCGGCCCATTGATGGGCTGGAAGGGGCGCTGCGCCCGCGCGTCGATACCTATCTTCTCGACGACGGCAATATTCTCTGCGACTGTGACCTGCGCGGAACCGGCGAGGGAGGGACGTATGTCGGCTTCGGATCGGAACCTGCCTGAGGCGCGCTTTCGCTACGGCCCCACCGCCCGCGCCCTGCACTGGGTGATCGGCCTTCTGGTGGTCGGCCTCATCCCGCTCGGGCTCTATATGGTGGAGCGCGGGGAAGCGACCGGCTTCGATGCGCTGACCGGCTCCCTTTACAGCCTGCACAAATTTGTCGGCTTCCTCGTCCTGTGGCTCGTCGTGCTGCGGGTGCTGGTGCGGCTGCGCCGGGGGGAGCCCGCACGGGTGGCGCCGCTGACGCCGTTCGAGCGGATCGCCTCCGCCGCCGTGCATGCCGCGCTCTATCTGCTGCTGCTCGTCGTGCCGCTGCTCGGCTGGGCCGGGGTGTCGGCCTATCCTGCGCTCAACGTGTTCGGCCTGTTCGATCTGCCGGCGCTCATCGGACCGGACGAGGCGCTGGCCAAGCGGATTCTCGGCCTGCACGGGCTGCTGGCG comes from Ancylobacter polymorphus and encodes:
- a CDS encoding cytochrome b; amino-acid sequence: MSASDRNLPEARFRYGPTARALHWVIGLLVVGLIPLGLYMVERGEATGFDALTGSLYSLHKFVGFLVLWLVVLRVLVRLRRGEPARVAPLTPFERIASAAVHAALYLLLLVVPLLGWAGVSAYPALNVFGLFDLPALIGPDEALAKRILGLHGLLAQLLGVLALAHIAAALYHRFLKRDGVMARMWPPF